One bacterium genomic window carries:
- a CDS encoding enoyl-CoA hydratase produces MGASPVLYEVVDDVAVLTLNHPERRNALSREVLEALKGHLDRIAARREVRAVIIRAVGPAFSAGHDLRELVDGHEEDYTSLFALCTDVMESIRRLPKPVIAQVHAIATAAGCQLAATCDLVVASEEASFATPGVKIGLFCTTPGVALSRAVGPKKAMEMLLTGTAISAREAEQAGLVNRVVRADRLAEETMALAKQITGASAYTLGLGKQAFYRQLPLDRPQAYEIAQEVMVENTLAPDAQEGMRAFLEKRPPRWQN; encoded by the coding sequence ATGGGCGCATCGCCTGTGCTCTATGAGGTCGTCGATGACGTGGCTGTGCTCACGCTCAACCATCCCGAGAGGCGCAATGCGCTCTCTCGAGAGGTGCTGGAAGCGCTAAAGGGGCATCTCGATCGCATCGCCGCCCGGCGCGAGGTGCGGGCCGTGATCATCAGGGCCGTCGGCCCGGCGTTCAGCGCCGGGCACGACCTCCGGGAACTGGTCGACGGCCACGAGGAAGACTACACCTCGCTCTTTGCCCTCTGCACCGACGTGATGGAATCCATCCGCCGGCTGCCCAAACCGGTGATCGCACAGGTGCACGCGATCGCGACCGCCGCGGGCTGCCAGCTGGCCGCGACCTGCGATCTGGTGGTGGCGTCCGAGGAGGCGAGCTTTGCCACCCCCGGGGTCAAGATCGGGCTGTTCTGCACCACCCCGGGCGTCGCGCTCTCGCGCGCCGTGGGTCCGAAGAAGGCGATGGAGATGCTCCTGACGGGGACGGCAATCAGCGCCCGCGAGGCCGAACAGGCGGGGCTGGTCAACCGTGTCGTCCGGGCCGATCGGCTGGCCGAGGAGACGATGGCCCTGGCCAAACAGATCACCGGCGCGAGCGCGTACACGCTGGGGCTGGGAAAACAGGCGTTCTACCGGCAGTTACCCCTCGACCGCCCGCAGGCGTACGAGATCGCGCAGGAGGTGATGGTCGAGAACACGCTCGCTCCCGACGCCCAGGAAGGCATGCGGGCGTTCCTGGAGAAGCGGCCACCCAGGTGGCAGAATTGA
- the rimM gene encoding ribosome maturation factor RimM (Essential for efficient processing of 16S rRNA): MAARRGASEAPRDLIIVGEVTRAHGVRGAVRVFPVTDFPEHLLALDRAVLVSGAMVRPVNVQQSEAAGRFVLMKFAGIDTPEEAERLRGATVQIPAREAVPLPPGHFYTFQVIGLEVRTPEGTPIGRVVDIIRTGSNDVYVVRPPAGAEILLPAVDSVIEEIDLDAGRLVARPPQWTS, translated from the coding sequence ATGGCGGCGCGGCGCGGGGCGTCCGAGGCGCCCCGTGACCTCATCATCGTGGGCGAGGTCACGCGCGCGCACGGCGTGCGGGGGGCGGTGCGGGTGTTTCCGGTGACCGATTTCCCCGAGCACCTGTTGGCTCTGGATCGGGCCGTCCTGGTCTCAGGGGCGATGGTCCGGCCGGTGAATGTGCAGCAGTCGGAGGCCGCGGGACGCTTTGTGCTGATGAAGTTCGCCGGGATCGATACGCCGGAGGAGGCGGAGCGGCTTCGCGGGGCGACGGTGCAGATCCCCGCGCGCGAAGCCGTCCCGCTGCCCCCGGGGCATTTCTACACGTTTCAGGTGATCGGGCTTGAGGTTCGGACGCCGGAGGGGACCCCGATCGGGCGCGTGGTCGACATCATCCGCACCGGCAGCAACGATGTGTACGTCGTCCGCCCGCCGGCGGGGGCCGAGATCCTCCTGCCCGCCGTGGACAGCGTCATCGAAGAGATCGACCTCGACGCCGGCCGGCTCGTGGCGCGGCCGCCGCAGTGGACCTCGTGA
- a CDS encoding ABC transporter substrate-binding protein: protein MRRFAIIILLLGLGALLLPPGLLAQAKPTQVTIGIGAEPLTLMGSTVVDWTTNAQLENIYDLLFNRDPKTEKIIPWLATGYKVIDDRTWEFTLRHDVRFHDGERFTADAVKFTFEYILDPKNKTHYLPRFKPITSVDVVNDYTVRVHTSEPFPVLLSYLSLPGPFILAPVYVSKVGIDYASTHPIGTGPYKFKDWVRGEQLVLVRNPNYWAGPVKIDTVVFRVIPEFSARLAALLAGEIDIMKDVPAQAVDTVNRSGRATVRSTVSSRINYLALETLHPGPMQNVKVRQAMNYAINVDELIKTVLAGQSSKICGYVSRYDSAYDSALNCYGYNPDKAKQLLVEAGFDPAKLTLQLDTPTGRYPLDKEVSEAIAAQLGRIGITVHVQVNEWRSHLDKIINRKVGDMFFLGWGPDLEPIGTVGQLFVGNLTYSSFGDPKIEDMIHKAEIIVNPDQSNAAFRRVQETLHDMAPWVPLWQQHDLYGVANWIVWQPRPDEKVWMWEAGAK, encoded by the coding sequence ATGAGACGGTTCGCCATCATCATCCTGCTGCTTGGGTTGGGGGCGCTGCTCCTCCCGCCGGGGCTCCTCGCGCAAGCGAAGCCGACCCAGGTGACGATCGGCATCGGCGCCGAGCCGCTGACGCTGATGGGATCAACCGTGGTCGATTGGACCACCAACGCCCAGCTCGAGAACATCTACGACCTCCTCTTCAACCGCGACCCCAAGACCGAGAAGATCATCCCGTGGCTGGCGACGGGATACAAAGTTATCGACGACCGCACGTGGGAGTTCACGCTCCGCCACGATGTGCGGTTCCACGACGGCGAACGCTTTACCGCCGACGCCGTGAAGTTCACGTTCGAGTACATCCTCGACCCGAAAAATAAAACCCACTACCTGCCGCGCTTCAAGCCGATCACCAGCGTGGATGTGGTCAACGACTACACGGTGCGGGTGCACACCTCGGAGCCGTTCCCCGTGCTGCTCAGCTACCTCTCGCTGCCCGGGCCGTTCATCCTGGCCCCGGTCTACGTCTCGAAGGTCGGGATCGATTACGCATCGACCCACCCGATCGGGACCGGCCCGTACAAGTTCAAGGATTGGGTGCGGGGCGAACAGCTCGTTCTCGTCAGGAACCCGAACTACTGGGCCGGTCCGGTGAAGATCGACACCGTGGTCTTCCGGGTGATCCCCGAATTCAGCGCCCGCCTGGCGGCGCTGCTCGCCGGCGAGATCGACATCATGAAGGACGTCCCGGCCCAGGCGGTCGATACCGTGAACCGCAGCGGGCGGGCGACGGTTCGGTCCACGGTGAGCTCGCGCATCAACTACCTGGCGCTCGAGACGCTCCACCCCGGCCCGATGCAGAACGTCAAGGTCCGCCAGGCGATGAACTACGCGATCAACGTGGACGAGTTGATCAAGACCGTGCTCGCCGGCCAGTCCAGCAAGATCTGCGGCTACGTCAGCCGCTACGACTCCGCGTACGATTCGGCGCTGAACTGCTACGGGTACAACCCGGACAAGGCCAAGCAGCTGCTGGTGGAGGCAGGGTTCGACCCCGCCAAGCTCACCCTCCAGCTCGACACCCCCACCGGGCGGTACCCGCTGGACAAAGAAGTGTCCGAGGCCATTGCCGCGCAGCTCGGCCGGATCGGGATCACGGTCCACGTCCAGGTGAATGAGTGGCGGAGCCACCTGGACAAGATCATCAACCGGAAGGTCGGCGACATGTTTTTCCTCGGGTGGGGGCCGGACCTGGAGCCGATCGGGACGGTGGGGCAGCTGTTCGTCGGCAACCTGACCTACAGCAGCTTCGGCGACCCGAAGATCGAAGACATGATCCACAAAGCCGAGATCATCGTCAACCCCGACCAGAGCAACGCGGCGTTCCGGCGGGTGCAGGAGACGCTGCACGACATGGCGCCCTGGGTGCCGCTGTGGCAGCAGCACGACCTCTACGGGGTCGCCAACTGGATCGTCTGGCAGCCGCGGCCGGATGAGAAAGTCTGGATGTGGGAGGCGGGAGCGAAGTAG
- a CDS encoding DinB family protein encodes MSAATMNFAHFFDYLLTARGRLTDWIRGQPSGVYTKAFPIGLGSIRATLVHTAAAEWAYVRRLGGEGVSPADSPFTLERQPEFDPFAAAWAREAPTTRAALAAIGDPGRPVEFTTRMGPKPMRVRATAGGIAGQLLFHEVHHRAQVMAMLRQSGVAAENLDYSVLIWERTPIG; translated from the coding sequence ATGAGCGCAGCCACCATGAACTTCGCACATTTCTTCGACTACCTCCTCACCGCGCGCGGTCGTCTCACGGACTGGATCCGCGGCCAGCCCTCGGGAGTCTACACCAAGGCCTTTCCGATCGGGCTGGGATCGATTCGCGCCACCCTCGTGCACACCGCAGCGGCGGAATGGGCGTACGTCCGGCGGCTGGGGGGCGAGGGCGTCTCGCCGGCGGACAGCCCGTTCACCCTCGAGCGTCAGCCGGAGTTCGATCCGTTCGCGGCGGCATGGGCGCGCGAAGCGCCGACGACCCGCGCGGCCCTGGCCGCCATCGGCGACCCCGGGCGTCCCGTCGAGTTCACCACCAGGATGGGGCCCAAGCCGATGCGCGTACGCGCCACCGCCGGAGGGATCGCCGGGCAGTTGCTGTTCCACGAGGTCCACCACCGCGCCCAGGTGATGGCGATGCTGCGGCAGAGCGGGGTCGCCGCGGAGAACCTGGACTACTCGGTCCTGATCTGGGAGCGCACCCCGATCGGCTGA
- a CDS encoding AMP-binding protein has translation MLTKVKVYREEMSPVNFLERSGDVYATRTAVEDGDRRFDYGQWRARARRLASALRREGLQRHDRVAFLALNSEPLLLAHFGVPQAGGVVVAINTRLNAEEVAYIVEHSGARRVFFTPELEGQLERIPSSVRRTDLGTEFEGLLASGSDREVEPWLEDEEEPIAIDYTSGTTGRPKGVVYTHRGAYLNALAMVIEHRLTRDAGYLWTLPMFHCNGWTFTWGLPAVGARSVCIPRIDPAQVWGLFGDKGITHFCAAPTVLIALANHPAARRLTQPIRIMTAGAPPSPTIIDQMSSLHFEIEHAYGLTESYGPFTINVAPSEGESLSVEARVRLKARQGVAHITGGQQRVVDEEMRDVPRDGQTMGEVVYRGNVVMKEYFQQPEATAQAFRGGWFHTGDVAVMHPDGQIELRDRKKDIIISGGENISTIEVEQAVVSHPAVMECAVIAVPDDKWGEVPKAFVVFKPGRAATAEEIIAHCRERIAHFKCPKLVEFGDLPKTSTGKIQKYLLREREWKHREKRIN, from the coding sequence ATGCTGACCAAGGTCAAGGTCTACCGCGAGGAAATGTCCCCGGTGAACTTTCTGGAGCGGTCGGGCGACGTCTACGCCACCCGGACCGCGGTCGAGGATGGAGACCGCCGGTTCGACTACGGGCAGTGGCGCGCCCGGGCGCGCCGTTTGGCCTCGGCGCTCCGACGGGAGGGCTTGCAGCGGCACGATCGCGTGGCGTTTCTCGCGCTTAACTCTGAGCCGCTCCTGCTCGCTCACTTCGGGGTCCCGCAAGCGGGTGGCGTGGTCGTGGCGATCAACACCCGGCTGAACGCGGAGGAGGTCGCGTACATCGTCGAGCACTCCGGGGCGCGGCGGGTTTTCTTTACCCCCGAACTCGAAGGGCAACTGGAACGGATCCCGTCCAGCGTGCGGCGAACCGATCTCGGCACGGAGTTCGAAGGGCTGCTGGCGTCGGGGAGCGATCGCGAGGTCGAGCCCTGGTTGGAGGACGAAGAGGAGCCGATCGCCATCGACTACACCTCCGGCACCACCGGCCGCCCCAAGGGCGTCGTCTACACGCACCGTGGGGCGTACCTGAACGCCCTGGCCATGGTGATCGAGCACCGGCTGACCCGCGACGCCGGCTATCTCTGGACGCTGCCGATGTTCCACTGCAACGGCTGGACCTTCACCTGGGGGCTGCCGGCGGTGGGCGCGCGCAGCGTGTGCATTCCGCGAATCGACCCGGCTCAGGTCTGGGGGCTGTTCGGGGACAAGGGGATCACGCACTTCTGCGCGGCCCCGACGGTGCTGATCGCCCTCGCCAATCACCCGGCGGCCCGCCGGTTGACACAGCCGATCCGCATCATGACCGCGGGCGCTCCGCCGTCGCCCACGATCATCGACCAGATGTCCAGCCTCCACTTCGAGATCGAGCACGCCTACGGCCTCACCGAGTCCTACGGACCGTTCACGATCAACGTTGCCCCGTCCGAGGGCGAGTCGTTAAGCGTCGAGGCCCGGGTCCGGCTGAAGGCCCGGCAGGGGGTCGCCCACATCACCGGCGGGCAGCAACGGGTCGTCGATGAGGAGATGCGCGATGTGCCGAGGGACGGCCAGACGATGGGGGAGGTCGTCTATCGCGGCAATGTCGTGATGAAGGAGTACTTCCAGCAGCCGGAGGCGACCGCACAGGCGTTCCGGGGTGGTTGGTTCCACACCGGGGACGTCGCGGTGATGCACCCGGACGGGCAGATCGAGTTGCGGGACCGAAAGAAGGACATCATCATCTCCGGCGGCGAGAACATCAGCACGATCGAGGTCGAGCAGGCCGTGGTGAGCCACCCGGCGGTGATGGAGTGCGCGGTGATCGCGGTCCCCGACGACAAGTGGGGAGAGGTCCCCAAGGCCTTCGTCGTGTTCAAGCCGGGCAGAGCGGCGACCGCCGAAGAGATCATCGCCCACTGCCGGGAGCGCATCGCCCATTTCAAGTGTCCGAAGCTCGTGGAGTTCGGGGATCTTCCCAAGACCTCAACGGGGAAGATTCAGAAGTACCTGTTGCGCGAGCGCGAGTGGAAGCACCGGGAGAAGCGGATCAACTGA
- a CDS encoding Xaa-Pro peptidase family protein, which produces MVSRDRRGGVGVGYLSRNVFQDRLAGIRRALEAADLAALVVLTPENFLYVSGYYLDVAPWERPVAAVVPRDDAPFLVMHELSSNHVRYAAEHASMWIPEVHFYTEHYRMQHRTWMTPQWPQMVADLLRRKGLARGRVGVDSTAGPIAAVPDLLPGLQLANAGRILQEMRMVKVEEELALIRQGAELSDWGQARYREHLEPGRPLAEIDTLVLHEMAGEAARRFPDYKVELRVSGLTGPNSACPHGISGDYGQVVREGHGIVNIVIPRLNGYVCENERTFFVGSPSKQQAAAFEAAAEAQAAAAAALVVGATMADVDAAAQRVFEQRGFGEHIIHRTGHGIGLAGHEYPDDIAFNYRPLLDHEVFSCEPGIYLYGIGGFRHDDTVIVKKGSAEITTKFPRDLESQTVSVKGGGTR; this is translated from the coding sequence ATGGTCTCGCGCGATCGCCGGGGTGGTGTGGGGGTGGGGTACCTCAGCCGGAACGTCTTCCAGGATCGTCTTGCGGGGATTCGCCGGGCGCTCGAGGCGGCAGACCTGGCCGCGCTGGTGGTGCTGACCCCGGAGAACTTTCTGTACGTCTCGGGGTATTACCTCGACGTGGCGCCCTGGGAGCGGCCGGTCGCCGCCGTCGTCCCGCGCGACGACGCCCCGTTTCTGGTGATGCACGAGTTGTCCTCGAATCACGTGCGGTACGCCGCCGAACACGCCTCGATGTGGATCCCCGAGGTGCATTTCTACACCGAACACTACCGGATGCAGCACCGGACGTGGATGACCCCGCAGTGGCCGCAGATGGTGGCGGATCTCCTCCGGCGCAAAGGGCTGGCCAGGGGACGGGTGGGGGTGGACAGCACCGCCGGACCGATCGCCGCGGTTCCCGATCTGCTGCCCGGGCTGCAGCTGGCGAACGCCGGCCGGATCCTGCAGGAGATGCGCATGGTGAAGGTCGAGGAGGAGCTGGCGCTGATTCGCCAGGGGGCCGAGCTGAGCGACTGGGGCCAGGCCCGCTACCGGGAGCACCTGGAGCCTGGGCGCCCGCTTGCCGAGATCGACACCCTCGTCCTCCACGAGATGGCGGGGGAGGCGGCACGCCGCTTCCCGGACTACAAGGTGGAGCTGAGGGTCTCAGGGCTGACCGGGCCCAACTCCGCGTGCCCACACGGGATCAGCGGAGACTACGGTCAGGTGGTGCGGGAAGGGCACGGCATCGTCAATATCGTCATCCCCCGCCTGAACGGATACGTCTGCGAGAACGAACGGACGTTCTTCGTCGGATCGCCGAGCAAGCAGCAGGCCGCGGCCTTTGAAGCCGCGGCGGAGGCGCAGGCGGCCGCGGCCGCGGCGCTGGTGGTCGGGGCGACGATGGCCGACGTGGACGCCGCGGCCCAACGGGTCTTCGAGCAGCGAGGGTTCGGGGAGCACATCATCCATCGGACCGGGCACGGGATCGGGCTCGCCGGCCATGAGTATCCCGACGACATCGCCTTCAACTATCGGCCGCTTCTGGATCACGAGGTGTTCAGCTGCGAGCCGGGGATCTACTTGTACGGAATCGGGGGGTTCCGGCACGACGACACGGTGATCGTGAAAAAGGGAAGCGCCGAGATCACCACCAAGTTTCCCCGGGATTTGGAGTCGCAGACGGTCTCGGTCAAAGGAGGCGGTACCCGATGA
- a CDS encoding ribonuclease HII, protein MDPRHLTVAEIQAHLARLRRLPERVLHLLAADDRQAVRRLAARYERARAADRLERRRVARLYREERGRRRAGQIVAGVDEVGRGSLAGPVVAAAVILPEQPAIIGLDDSKRLAPEARERLAMAIRTRAVGVAIGTASVEEIDRLNILRASWLAMRRAVEALIPPPDFILVDGRDRLPLGLAQAAVVDGDASHACIAAASIVAKVIRDRLMQDLDRAIPGYGFARHKGYGTAEHLAALACHGPCPAHRSAFLPVSQTTLFPLL, encoded by the coding sequence ATGGACCCGCGCCACCTGACGGTGGCTGAAATCCAAGCGCACCTGGCCCGCCTCCGACGTTTGCCGGAGAGGGTATTGCATCTGCTGGCCGCTGACGACCGTCAGGCGGTGCGCCGCCTCGCCGCTCGGTACGAGCGCGCGCGGGCCGCCGACCGGCTGGAGCGGCGCCGCGTCGCCCGGTTGTATCGTGAGGAGCGCGGGCGGCGCCGGGCCGGGCAGATTGTGGCGGGGGTCGATGAAGTCGGTCGGGGATCGCTGGCGGGGCCGGTGGTCGCGGCGGCCGTGATCCTCCCGGAGCAACCGGCGATCATCGGGCTTGACGACAGCAAGCGGCTCGCTCCCGAAGCGCGTGAGCGGCTGGCCATGGCGATACGCACTCGCGCCGTGGGCGTGGCCATCGGCACGGCGTCGGTCGAGGAGATCGACCGGCTGAACATCCTGCGCGCGTCCTGGCTGGCGATGCGCCGGGCGGTGGAGGCTCTCATCCCCCCGCCGGACTTTATCCTCGTCGACGGCCGTGATCGCCTCCCGCTCGGCTTGGCACAGGCCGCGGTGGTGGACGGAGACGCCTCGCACGCCTGCATCGCCGCCGCGTCGATCGTCGCCAAGGTCATCCGGGACCGGCTGATGCAAGACCTCGATCGAGCGATCCCCGGGTATGGGTTCGCCCGCCACAAAGGCTACGGGACGGCGGAACACTTGGCCGCGCTCGCCTGCCACGGTCCGTGCCCCGCGCACCGCAGCGCGTTCCTCCCCGTTTCCCAGACGACGTTGTTCCCGCTGCTCTGA
- the trmD gene encoding tRNA (guanosine(37)-N1)-methyltransferase TrmD: MRVDVVTIFPEVFPGPLEAGVLGRARARGLLELAVWDLREFTADRHRTVDALPYGGGAGMVMKAEPFVRAVEAIRAARPEGAPTVLLTSPQGRLLTQAWVRDLAAGAHLVVLCGRYEGVDERVAELVGAQEISIGDYVLSGGELAALVIVEAVGRFLPGAVGDADSVAHDSFSQGLLDHPHYTRPAEFRGRKVPEVLLSGHHDAVRRWRAREALHRTLLRRPDLIDEARLDDEARAILHELRGPGGCRER, encoded by the coding sequence GTGAGGGTCGACGTCGTCACCATATTCCCGGAGGTGTTTCCCGGCCCGCTGGAGGCCGGGGTCCTGGGGCGGGCGCGGGCGCGGGGGCTGCTGGAGCTCGCGGTGTGGGACCTCCGAGAGTTCACCGCGGACCGGCATCGCACCGTGGACGCGCTGCCGTACGGTGGGGGCGCGGGGATGGTGATGAAGGCGGAGCCGTTCGTGCGCGCCGTAGAGGCGATCCGCGCCGCTCGGCCGGAGGGAGCGCCGACGGTGCTGCTGACCAGCCCCCAGGGACGCCTGCTCACCCAGGCCTGGGTCCGGGACCTTGCGGCGGGGGCGCACCTGGTCGTGCTGTGCGGGCGGTACGAGGGGGTCGACGAGCGGGTCGCCGAGTTGGTGGGGGCACAGGAGATCAGCATCGGGGATTATGTGCTCTCGGGGGGAGAACTCGCGGCGCTGGTGATCGTCGAGGCGGTGGGCCGATTTTTGCCCGGCGCCGTTGGGGACGCCGATTCGGTGGCGCACGACTCGTTCTCCCAGGGCCTCCTGGATCATCCCCACTACACGCGTCCCGCGGAGTTCCGCGGGCGGAAGGTCCCGGAGGTTCTGCTGAGCGGACACCACGACGCGGTCCGCCGGTGGCGGGCACGGGAGGCGCTCCACCGAACCCTGCTGCGCCGCCCGGACCTGATCGATGAGGCCAGGCTCGACGACGAGGCCCGGGCGATTCTGCACGAGCTACGAGGCCCGGGCGGATGTCGTGAGCGGTGA
- the lepB gene encoding signal peptidase I gives MSALSIPTVILSVSAVLLASRIIIKRTGQIPQVTRQAIVETLDACLFAALLSLVIITFVVQAFYIPSGSMEPTLMVDDRILVAKFIYRFQPVHRGDVIVFRYPLNPQRDFVKRVIGLPGDRVQLRDGIVHIDDKVLSEKSYTIKPDFGNYGPVTVPARQLFVLGDNRNNSEDSRFFGYVPRPNVIGKAVFIYWPMSRIGFVH, from the coding sequence TTGAGCGCGCTCAGCATCCCGACGGTCATCCTCAGCGTGTCCGCGGTTCTCCTCGCCTCACGGATCATCATCAAGCGCACCGGGCAGATCCCTCAGGTGACGCGCCAGGCCATCGTCGAGACCCTCGACGCGTGCCTGTTCGCGGCGCTGCTCAGTCTTGTCATCATCACGTTTGTCGTCCAGGCCTTCTACATTCCTTCCGGCTCGATGGAACCGACGTTGATGGTCGACGACCGGATCCTGGTGGCGAAGTTCATCTATCGATTCCAGCCGGTGCACCGTGGAGACGTGATCGTGTTCCGGTATCCGCTCAACCCCCAGCGCGATTTCGTCAAGCGCGTGATCGGCCTGCCCGGCGACCGCGTGCAGCTTCGGGACGGCATCGTCCACATCGACGACAAGGTGCTGTCGGAGAAGAGCTACACGATCAAGCCCGACTTTGGGAACTACGGTCCGGTCACGGTCCCGGCGCGCCAGCTGTTTGTGCTCGGCGACAACCGCAACAACAGCGAAGATAGCCGCTTCTTCGGCTATGTTCCTCGTCCGAACGTCATCGGGAAGGCGGTCTTCATCTACTGGCCCATGTCGCGAATCGGCTTCGTCCACTGA
- a CDS encoding YlqD family protein, whose translation MAAITLQRPVVIKAIVTEAFKRLYVSDLEDAIKRVDALVQQIDVQARRFELERQVSPQARAVRQQLEVERSRQEATRLELQARLREAQALELNTEFTQGTIEGTVEVSVGDNLFDKISQTEIVVKDGIVLEIREAATSPIITPAGR comes from the coding sequence ATGGCGGCCATTACCTTGCAACGACCCGTGGTGATCAAGGCGATTGTGACCGAGGCGTTCAAGCGCCTGTACGTCTCGGATCTTGAGGACGCGATCAAGCGGGTCGATGCGCTGGTCCAGCAGATCGACGTTCAGGCCCGCCGATTCGAGTTGGAGCGCCAGGTCTCCCCGCAGGCGCGGGCGGTGCGCCAACAACTCGAGGTCGAACGGAGCCGGCAGGAGGCGACGCGTTTGGAGCTGCAGGCTCGCCTGCGCGAGGCGCAGGCGCTCGAGCTCAACACCGAGTTCACCCAGGGGACGATCGAGGGCACGGTGGAGGTCTCCGTGGGGGACAACCTCTTCGACAAGATCTCGCAGACCGAGATTGTGGTGAAGGACGGGATCGTGCTCGAGATCCGAGAGGCCGCCACCTCCCCGATCATCACCCCCGCCGGCCGGTAG
- a CDS encoding amidase, producing the protein MPDDLCDLPATALAAAIRAKRISPREVTEAVLDRIEQVNPIVNAFVTIAADQAREAAREAEAAVMRADPLPPLHGIPVSIKDLTPTKGIRTTYGSKAFADHVPAEDALVVERLRGAGAIILGKTNTPELGAGANTKNALFGPTRNPWRLTHTCGGSSGGSAVALATGMGPLAHGTDTGGSLRIPASFCGVIGFRTSPGVVPAYPDPLLYDPLSITGPMARTVADTALMLAAVAGPDDRAPISIPVDPSEWLKAARTPDVRGARIAWSADLGVTPVDPEVARIAEAAARTYQDMGCTVADAHPDFRGLRQIIHTTRAARMAAVHGGLLAAWRDQMFPPLVWNIEHGLTLSAEEWGRAEMERTALWHRVRTFFQGYDLLLTPTVAVPPFPLEWDYPPEINGRKAETYIDWFLLTYAITLTGLPAISVPAGWTADGLPVGLQIVGRRWGEVAVLRAAAALEAARPWAGRRPPLT; encoded by the coding sequence ATGCCCGACGACCTCTGCGATCTACCGGCAACAGCGCTCGCGGCCGCGATCCGGGCAAAGCGGATCTCGCCCCGCGAGGTCACCGAGGCGGTGCTGGATCGAATCGAGCAGGTCAATCCGATCGTGAACGCCTTCGTCACGATCGCCGCCGATCAGGCCCGCGAGGCGGCCCGGGAGGCGGAGGCCGCCGTGATGCGCGCCGACCCGCTCCCCCCCCTGCACGGGATCCCGGTCTCGATCAAGGACCTGACACCGACCAAGGGCATCCGCACCACCTACGGTTCCAAGGCGTTCGCGGATCACGTCCCGGCCGAAGACGCCCTCGTCGTGGAGCGCCTGCGCGGCGCGGGGGCGATCATCCTCGGCAAGACGAACACCCCGGAGCTGGGCGCGGGCGCCAACACCAAGAACGCGCTGTTCGGACCCACCCGCAATCCGTGGCGGCTGACCCACACCTGCGGCGGCTCAAGCGGAGGCTCGGCGGTGGCCCTGGCGACCGGGATGGGACCGCTGGCTCACGGCACCGACACCGGCGGATCGTTGAGGATCCCGGCGAGCTTCTGCGGCGTGATCGGCTTCCGGACCTCACCCGGAGTCGTGCCGGCGTACCCCGACCCCCTGTTGTACGATCCACTCTCGATCACGGGGCCGATGGCGCGCACGGTGGCGGACACGGCGTTGATGCTTGCTGCCGTGGCGGGTCCCGACGATCGCGCCCCCATCTCGATCCCGGTCGATCCGTCGGAGTGGTTGAAGGCCGCCCGCACCCCCGACGTGCGGGGAGCGCGGATCGCCTGGAGCGCCGACCTTGGCGTCACTCCGGTCGACCCCGAGGTCGCGCGCATCGCCGAAGCGGCGGCGAGGACCTATCAGGACATGGGATGTACGGTGGCGGACGCGCACCCGGACTTTCGCGGCCTTCGCCAGATCATCCACACCACCCGCGCGGCGAGGATGGCCGCGGTGCACGGGGGCCTGCTGGCCGCATGGCGGGACCAGATGTTCCCGCCACTCGTGTGGAACATCGAGCACGGACTCACCCTCAGCGCGGAGGAGTGGGGTCGGGCGGAGATGGAGCGGACCGCATTGTGGCACCGGGTCCGCACGTTCTTTCAGGGCTACGACCTGCTGCTCACGCCGACCGTCGCCGTCCCCCCGTTCCCGCTGGAGTGGGATTACCCCCCCGAGATCAACGGGCGGAAGGCGGAGACGTACATTGACTGGTTCCTGCTGACCTATGCGATCACGCTCACCGGGTTGCCGGCCATCTCGGTGCCCGCGGGATGGACAGCGGACGGCCTCCCGGTGGGGCTCCAAATCGTCGGACGTCGCTGGGGCGAGGTAGCGGTCCTGCGCGCAGCGGCGGCGCTAGAGGCGGCGCGGCCGTGGGCCGGCCGGCGTCCCCCGCTCACCTGA
- the rplS gene encoding 50S ribosomal protein L19 — protein MERLTAVERQQVKTGVPPFRPGDTVRVHIKVAEGGRDRLQAFEGVVIGRKGGGIRENFIVRRIAHGVGVERTFPVHSPRVEKIEILRSGRVRRAKLYYLREKVGKETRIKEKR, from the coding sequence ATGGAGCGTCTGACCGCCGTCGAGCGCCAGCAGGTGAAAACCGGTGTCCCGCCGTTTCGGCCGGGGGATACCGTGCGGGTCCACATCAAGGTCGCCGAAGGCGGGCGCGATCGGCTCCAGGCGTTCGAGGGAGTCGTGATCGGGCGCAAGGGCGGGGGGATCCGCGAGAACTTTATCGTGCGGCGCATCGCCCACGGGGTCGGGGTGGAGCGCACGTTCCCGGTTCACTCGCCTCGGGTGGAGAAGATCGAGATCCTGCGAAGCGGGCGGGTGCGCCGGGCGAAGCTCTACTATCTCCGCGAGAAGGTGGGCAAAGAAACCCGCATCAAGGAGAAACGGTAG